In one window of Drosophila innubila isolate TH190305 chromosome 2L unlocalized genomic scaffold, UK_Dinn_1.0 4_B_2L, whole genome shotgun sequence DNA:
- the LOC117779852 gene encoding protein bicaudal D, whose amino-acid sequence MSSPSANDGAQTVLELRMEVERLTRELDQVSSASAQSAQYGLSLLEEKSALEQKCEELETLYDNTRHELDITQEALTKFQTSQKVTNKTGIEQEETLLNESAARETSLNLQIFDLENESKQLRHELERVRNERDRMLQENSDIGRDKTDNEAERLRLKSELKDLKFRETRMLSEYSELEEENITLQKQVSSLRSSQVEFEGAKHEIRRLTEEVELLNQQVDELANLKKIAEKQMEEALEALQGEREAKYALKKELDGHLNRESMYHISNLAYSIRSNMEDNASNNSDGEEENLALKRLEADLSTELKSPDGTKCDLFSEIHLNELKKLEKQLESIENEKSHLTTNLREAQTSLDKSQNELQNFMSRLALLAAHVDALVQLKKQIDVKDPKANSTDQEKDEQLQQQLRAIISQYANWFTLSAKEIDGLKTDIAELQKGLNYTDATTTLRNEVTNLKNKLLTTEQKSLDLQSDVQTLTHISQNAGQSLGSARSTLVALSDDLAQLYHLVCTVNGETPTRVLLDHKSDDMSFENDSLTAIQSQFKSDVFIARPQIVEDLQGLADSVEIKKYVDTVSDQIKHLKTAVEHTIDLNKHKVRAEGGETVEKGNTEELEEQQEQIVKLKSLLSVKREQIGTLRNVLKSNKQTAEVALTNLKSKYENEKIIVSDTMSKLRNELRLLKEDAATFSSLRAMFAARCEEYVTQVDDLNRQLEAAEEEKKTLNQLLRLAVQQKLALTQRLEEMEMDREMRHVRRPMPPQRGTSGKSSFSTRPSSRNPASSNANPF is encoded by the exons ATGTCCAGCCCCAGCGCCAACGATGGCGCCCAAACAGTTCTGGAGCTGCGCATGGAAGTGGAGCGTCTGACACGCGAACTCGATCAGGTGTCCAGCGCCAGTGCACAGTCCGCTCAATATGGACTGTCGCTGCTGGAGGAGAAGTCGGCGCTGGAGCAGAAGTGCGAGGAGCTTGAAACTCTCTACGACAACACACGGCACGAGCTGGACATAACGCAGGAG GCTCTTACCAAATTCCAAACCTCACAGAAGGTCACCAACAAGACCGGCATAGAGCAGGAGGAGACACTGCTTAATGAGTCGGCTGCTCGTGAAACATCACTCAATTTGCAGATATTTGATCTGGAGAATGAGAGCAAGCAGCTACGCCATGAGCTGGAGCGGGTACGCAATGAGAGGGATCGTATGCTGCAGGAGAACTCGGATATTGGACGGGACAAGACCGATAATGAGGCGGAAAGATTGCGTCTCAAATCAGAGTTGAAAGATTTGAAATTTCGTGAAACTCGTATGCTTAGCGAATACTCAGAACTGGAGGAGGAGAACATAACGCTACAGAAGCAGGTGTCCAGCTTGAGAAGCTCGCAG GTGGAATTTGAAGGTGCCAAGCATGAGATTCGTCGACTGACCGAAGAGGTGGAGTTGCTGAACCAACAGGTCGATGAGCTTGCGAATCTCAAGAAGATTGCCGAGAAGCAAATGGAGGAGGCGCTGGAAGCATTGCAG GGTGAGCGTGAGGCAAAATATGCGCTGAAAAAAGAGCTGGATGGTCATTTGAATAGGGAATCCATGTATCACATCAGCAATTTGGCCTACAGCATACGCAGCAACATGGAGGACAATGCCAGCAATAATTCCGACGGAGAGGAGGAGAATTTGGCACTGAAACGTCTGGAGGCTGATTTAAGTACAGAGCTCAAGTCACCCGATGGCACCAAATGCGATTTGTTCTCGGAAATTCATCTGAATGAACTGAAAAAGCTGGAGAAGCAACTGGAGAGCATCGAAAACGAGAAATCCCATTTGACGACCAATTTGCGTGAGGCACAAACGAGTCTGGATAAGTCCCAAAATGAGTTGCAAAACTTTATGTCACGTCTCGCGCTGCTGGCCGCGCATGTGGATGCCTTGGTGCAACTAAAGAAACAGATTGACGTGAAGGATCCGAAGGCCAACAGCACTGATCAGGAGAAGGATgaacaattgcagcaacagcttCGTGCAATTATCTCACAATATGCCAATTGGTTCACGCTATCCGCCAAGGAAATTGATGGCCTCAAGACTGACATTGCCGAGCTGCAGAAGGGTCTCAATTACACAGACGCCACCACCACGTTGCGCAACGAGGTGACCAATCTGAAGAACAAACTGTTAACCACCGAACAAAAGTCCCTCGATCTGCAAAGTGATGtgcaaacactcacacacatctCACAAAATGCTGGTCAGAGTTTGGGCTCGGCACGCAGCACTTTGGTGGCTCTCAGTGATGATCTGGCGCAGCTTTATCATCTGGTCTGCACGGTCAATGGCGAGACGCCTACACGTGTGCTGTTGGATCACAAGAGCGACGATATGAG cttTGAGAATGATTCTCTGACTGCCATTCAGTCGCAGTTCAAGTCGGATGTTTTCATTGCACGCCCGCAAATTGTTGAGGATCTGCAGGGACTGGCCGATTCCGTGGAGATCAAGAAGTATGTGGACACGGTCAGTGATCAGATCAAGCATTTGAAGACTGCTGTGGAGCACACCATCGATCTGAACAAGCACAAAGTGCGCGCCGAAGGTGGCGAGA CTGTGGAGAAGGGCAACACCGAGGAGCTGGaggagcaacaggagcaaATTGTCAAGCTCAAGAGTTTGCTGTCTGTAAAGCGCGAACAAATTGGCACGCTACGCAATGTGCTCaagtcaaacaaacaaaccgcCGAGGTGGCACTCACCAATCTCAAGTCCAAGTATGAGAATGAGAAGATCATTGTTAGCGATACCATGTCCAAGCTGCGCAATGAGCTCCGGCTGCTCAAGGAGGATGCTGCCACCTTTTCAA GTCTGCGCGCCATGTTCGCCGCACGCTGCGAGGAGTATGTGACCCAGGTGGATGATCTGAATCGGCAGCTGGAAGCTGCCGAGGAGGAGAAGAAAACGCTCAATCAGCTCCTGCGTTTGGCAGTACAACAGAAACTGGCGCTCACACAGCGTCTggaggaaatggaaatggatcG CGAGATGCGTCATGTACGTCGTCCGATGCCACCGCAGCGCGGCACCAGTGGCAAATCCTCATTCAGCACACGTCCATCGAGCAGAAATCCGGCGAGCAGCAATGCGAATCCCTTCTAA